In the genome of Armatimonadota bacterium, the window GTTCATTATTTATTCACCTATCCCTTCCACGTCTTATAACCCGGCCTGCGCCAAGACCACTATCCACTATTCGGCCGTTATCAACGCAAACCTTACCATTGACAACCACATATTTTATACCGATTGCCGGCGTGAGCGGTTCCTTAAATGTTGCAGTATCCAAAATCGTTTCAGCATCGAATATCGTTATGTCAGCCCAAAAACCTTCAGCAATTGTGCCCCGATTGGCAAGGCCTAGCCTTTGTGCTGTCAAGCCTGTCATCTTAGCCACTGCCTGTTCAAGCGTAAGCACCTTCTCCTCGCGTACATATTTACCAAGAACCCTCGCGAAAGTGCCGAAAGCCCTTGGATGAGGTTTCCCCCGGCTTAGAGGCCCGGTTGTTGCCCGTGCTGTTGCATCTGAGCCTATCAAGACTGCTGGGTGTGCCATTACTCTCTTAACATCATCCTCACTTATTACGAAGTGTACCATGCCAATGTGGCCATTTTCACTGAGCATTAGGTCAATTGCAATATCAACTGGATGTTTCCCCTGCTCTTGCGCAATCTCAGCGATGCTTCGACCTTCGAAGTGTTTGTTGCATTCCTTTCGGACACTGCTAATTACAACTGCTTCCCAGCCGCACAAATCCTTTATCCAACCCGAATCTGTATTGCTTAACATTTCGTCACGAATTTTGCTTCTCTCATCGGCATCTCTTAGTCTTTCTGTTAGGCTTCGGTTGCCACCCGCATATGCCCACTTTGGGAACATGATTCCTAGTCCTGTAGAGGTAGCTACATAAGGATACTGGTCCGCCCAAACATCCAAGCCTTCAGCACGTGCTTTATCAATCAACGCAAGGCTTTCGTTGACCAATCCCCAATTTGGCATCCCGCAGGCTTTATGGTGCGAGATTTGCACGCCCACACCTGCTTCCTTTCCTATTGTGATAGCTTCTTCAACGGCTTCGCAAAGTCTTTCACTTTCATTCCTTATATGACTAGCATAGAACCCTCCAAATGGAGCTACTCCCTTGCATATTTCTATCAATTCTTCAGTATCGCCATAGCAACTTGGTGGGTAAATCAACCCGCTTGACAATCCAAATGCGCCTGCTATCATTGATTCTTCAACTAATCGGCGCATTTCAGAAATTTCACTAGGCGTAGCTGTACGGTCATCATTACCCATCACTACACTGCGCAGAGTTCCATTCCCTACAAGAGTTATGCAATTAACTGCCATTTGAATTGATTCTAGAACATTAAAGTACTCATCCAAGCTCCGCCATGTCAGGTTAATCCCATATTCAGCTAACCATTTGCTAGCCTCTTCGAGATTTTGCTTGCCGCCCCTTGGAGCAGCCGAGTCTCCGCAGTTGCCCGAAACTTCAGTAGTAACTCCCTGAGTAAGTTTACTCTCACACGTTGGATTGGCGATAACAAGCTCGTCAGTATGCGAATGAATATCTATAAACCCAGGACTAACAACTAGGCCCTCGGCATCTATCGTCCTTGCCGCATACTCAGTCGTGCTTCCAACAATTGCAATCCTTCCGTCTTTTACAGCTACATCAGCATTAAAACCAGGCCTCCCAGTACCATCAACCACAAAGCCATTTTTTATTACTAAGTCAAACAATGGCATTCTCCTTTCTTGCACACTATCTTATTTATTCTAGACCATTCTTATGATACTTGGAA includes:
- a CDS encoding D-aminoacylase, with translation MFDLVIKNGFVVDGTGRPGFNADVAVKDGRIAIVGSTTEYAARTIDAEGLVVSPGFIDIHSHTDELVIANPTCESKLTQGVTTEVSGNCGDSAAPRGGKQNLEEASKWLAEYGINLTWRSLDEYFNVLESIQMAVNCITLVGNGTLRSVVMGNDDRTATPSEISEMRRLVEESMIAGAFGLSSGLIYPPSCYGDTEELIEICKGVAPFGGFYASHIRNESERLCEAVEEAITIGKEAGVGVQISHHKACGMPNWGLVNESLALIDKARAEGLDVWADQYPYVATSTGLGIMFPKWAYAGGNRSLTERLRDADERSKIRDEMLSNTDSGWIKDLCGWEAVVISSVRKECNKHFEGRSIAEIAQEQGKHPVDIAIDLMLSENGHIGMVHFVISEDDVKRVMAHPAVLIGSDATARATTGPLSRGKPHPRAFGTFARVLGKYVREEKVLTLEQAVAKMTGLTAQRLGLANRGTIAEGFWADITIFDAETILDTATFKEPLTPAIGIKYVVVNGKVCVDNGRIVDSGLGAGRVIRRGRDR